A genomic window from Sporosarcina sp. Marseille-Q4063 includes:
- a CDS encoding LysE family transporter yields the protein MPVLSMLIYAFVASFTPGPNNIMSLMFANQYGFKRTVRFCLGVGTGFFALLLLSSYFNLLLKNYIPKIEFFMAIVGMVYMLYLAFIIIRSKGDSEDPNGGKYNSFVAGVFLQFVNPKAVLYALTVVSTFVLPYHTSNSSLLFYSVVLAVIGFMGTFSWSIFGSLFKKFLAKYRSQFNIVMALLLVYSAVSILVR from the coding sequence ATGCCAGTCCTATCCATGCTCATCTATGCTTTCGTCGCTAGTTTTACACCGGGGCCAAATAATATCATGTCATTGATGTTCGCCAATCAATATGGATTCAAAAGGACGGTTCGATTTTGTTTAGGTGTGGGTACAGGCTTCTTTGCCCTCTTATTACTTAGCAGTTATTTTAATCTACTTCTAAAAAACTATATTCCAAAGATCGAGTTCTTTATGGCGATTGTGGGTATGGTGTATATGTTGTATCTTGCATTCATTATTATTCGGAGTAAAGGGGATAGCGAGGATCCAAATGGTGGAAAATATAATAGTTTTGTCGCAGGTGTATTTTTACAATTCGTCAATCCAAAAGCTGTACTCTATGCGCTTACAGTCGTTTCTACTTTTGTCCTGCCTTACCATACAAGCAATTCTAGCTTATTATTTTATTCAGTCGTACTTGCAGTTATAGGATTTATGGGCACTTTTAGTTGGAGTATTTTTGGATCGCTTTTCAAAAAATTCTTAGCGAAGTATAGAAGTCAGTTTAATATTGTGATGGCTTTATTGTTGGTGTATAGTGCTGTATCGATTCTAGTGAGATGA
- a CDS encoding GlsB/YeaQ/YmgE family stress response membrane protein, whose translation MGLILYLIIGGVIGWFAGIILGKNMPGGVIGNVVSGIIGAWIGGRLLGNWGPKLADFYVVPAIIGAVIFVIILSFVMKSMPKKW comes from the coding sequence ATGGGTTTAATATTATATTTAATCATTGGCGGTGTCATCGGTTGGTTCGCGGGAATCATTTTAGGAAAAAACATGCCAGGCGGAGTCATAGGTAATGTTGTTTCCGGTATCATCGGTGCATGGATTGGAGGCAGATTACTCGGAAATTGGGGTCCAAAACTCGCTGACTTTTATGTTGTCCCCGCAATCATCGGAGCAGTTATTTTCGTTATTATTTTAAGTTTCGTTATGAAATCAATGCCTAAGAAATGGTGA
- a CDS encoding isochorismatase family protein, with amino-acid sequence MQALLVIDVQNGIVNFGDFQEELSLIENVIQDFQGDGRTVIFVRHLDAEEESPLYKGSAGSELHSSIKKYADLVIEKQTPSSFYNTNLATVLEELGVKHLFITGFNTEFCCMFTAIAGFDRGYEVTFIENATGTVNTDTTYEMKGLDIRDFVGTVLHWSDAVEVLDYEEYIVKYNPNKTV; translated from the coding sequence ATGCAAGCATTACTAGTCATTGATGTACAGAATGGAATCGTGAACTTTGGAGATTTTCAAGAAGAATTATCCTTAATAGAAAATGTCATTCAAGATTTCCAAGGTGATGGAAGAACAGTAATTTTTGTGAGGCATTTGGATGCTGAAGAGGAAAGTCCGCTTTATAAAGGGTCCGCAGGCTCTGAATTACATAGTTCTATTAAGAAATATGCAGATCTTGTGATTGAGAAACAAACACCAAGTTCTTTTTACAACACGAATTTAGCTACAGTATTGGAGGAACTCGGTGTCAAACATCTTTTCATAACAGGTTTTAATACAGAGTTTTGTTGCATGTTTACTGCGATTGCTGGATTTGACAGAGGATATGAAGTGACCTTCATCGAAAATGCAACAGGAACAGTGAATACAGACACAACCTATGAGATGAAGGGATTAGATATAAGAGATTTCGTCGGTACGGTATTGCATTGGTCTGACGCCGTGGAAGTGTTAGATTACGAGGAATATATCGTAAAATACAATCCGAACAAAACTGTTTAA
- a CDS encoding bifunctional 2-polyprenyl-6-hydroxyphenol methylase/3-demethylubiquinol 3-O-methyltransferase UbiG: MLSYYNRLSSEVYDLDKPVGHSFGDIEFYLERLEGCKGRILEPATGTGRILIPLLEKGLQVDGFDSSADMLSICQTNCEERDLHPLLFEAKMESFEVDAKYDAIIIPAGTFLLLHQREDSILALKNFYHHLAHNGRLIVDLFMQTEIAIGEISTRTWESPNGDVITLENKVVEINHIHQYTISHGRYEKWRKGTLLQTELERFPLRWYGVEEFKLMLEENGFHNIVISSDYNYGQYPENPRGAITFEAVANKSSDQ; encoded by the coding sequence TTGTTAAGTTATTATAACCGATTATCATCAGAAGTTTATGATTTGGATAAACCTGTTGGTCATTCATTCGGAGATATTGAATTTTATTTAGAACGTTTAGAAGGTTGCAAAGGACGAATTCTTGAGCCTGCAACCGGTACGGGACGTATCCTTATTCCGCTTTTGGAAAAAGGATTACAGGTCGATGGCTTTGATAGTTCAGCAGATATGTTGTCGATATGCCAAACGAACTGTGAAGAGAGGGATTTACATCCGCTCCTTTTTGAGGCGAAAATGGAGTCATTTGAAGTAGATGCAAAATATGATGCAATTATTATCCCTGCTGGAACGTTTCTCTTATTGCATCAAAGAGAGGATTCGATTCTAGCGCTAAAAAACTTTTATCATCATCTAGCGCACAACGGAAGGCTAATTGTTGATTTATTTATGCAAACGGAAATCGCTATAGGTGAAATATCAACAAGAACATGGGAATCTCCGAATGGTGATGTAATTACATTAGAAAATAAAGTTGTGGAAATCAATCATATTCACCAATACACAATATCCCATGGTCGATATGAAAAATGGCGTAAGGGGACACTCTTACAAACAGAGTTAGAACGTTTTCCGCTTCGTTGGTACGGGGTGGAAGAATTCAAACTAATGTTGGAGGAAAACGGCTTTCATAATATCGTCATTTCTTCGGATTACAACTATGGACAATACCCAGAAAACCCAAGGGGCGCAATTACTTTTGAAGCGGTGGCGAATAAAAGTAGTGATCAATAA
- a CDS encoding GrpB family protein, with product MRKTIILPWTTEWEKLYHKEEKVLKEVFKDELIDIFHIGSTSIPPVGYAKPIIDMLIVVENIETVDLYDDIMKSIGYDPRGEFGIPGRRYFPKGKDNRTHHVHIFQTGNEAIQTHLSFKEYLLAHPQEAKKYGDLKRELAKQYPHNTHQYQGGKEQFVHELVAKANEWRSNSSIHITTTHVDWGGHKLKLTWKPGLLPKTELITSVHGFCFDNEKLMMVDLNDRGWDFPGGHIEVGETAEDCFRREAMEEGYVEGECRLLGAIEIDHNENPLWNEQSPYPKIGYQVFYRMDITRLHPFDAEFESSRRTFIKPEKVSRYYKGWHLVYEEVLQVARRRY from the coding sequence GTGAGGAAAACAATCATTCTTCCATGGACAACTGAATGGGAAAAGTTATATCACAAGGAAGAAAAAGTTCTAAAAGAAGTATTTAAAGATGAACTGATCGACATTTTTCACATCGGAAGTACATCGATTCCGCCAGTCGGCTATGCGAAACCGATCATCGATATGTTAATCGTTGTAGAAAACATTGAAACTGTGGATTTGTATGACGACATAATGAAGTCAATCGGGTACGATCCAAGGGGCGAATTCGGAATCCCAGGTAGAAGGTATTTTCCAAAGGGGAAAGACAATAGAACGCATCATGTACATATATTTCAAACAGGAAACGAAGCCATACAAACCCATCTGAGTTTCAAAGAATATTTACTAGCACATCCACAAGAGGCTAAAAAGTATGGGGACCTGAAAAGGGAACTAGCTAAACAATACCCTCATAACACTCATCAATATCAGGGTGGTAAAGAACAGTTTGTACATGAACTTGTGGCAAAAGCGAATGAATGGCGTTCAAATAGTAGCATACATATAACAACTACTCACGTAGATTGGGGCGGCCATAAGTTAAAGCTGACGTGGAAACCAGGCCTGCTGCCGAAAACGGAACTCATCACAAGTGTTCATGGCTTCTGTTTTGATAATGAAAAGTTAATGATGGTCGATTTGAATGACCGAGGATGGGATTTTCCGGGCGGCCATATTGAAGTTGGTGAAACAGCTGAAGATTGTTTTAGACGTGAAGCGATGGAGGAAGGGTATGTCGAAGGCGAGTGCCGGCTTTTAGGAGCAATTGAAATCGATCACAATGAAAATCCATTGTGGAATGAACAAAGTCCTTATCCGAAAATAGGCTATCAAGTTTTTTACCGGATGGACATCACGCGACTACATCCTTTTGATGCAGAATTTGAATCAAGTAGGCGAACGTTTATCAAACCTGAAAAGGTTTCGAGATATTACAAGGGGTGGCATCTTGTTTATGAAGAAGTTTTACAGGTTGCTCGAAGAAGATACTAA
- a CDS encoding NUDIX domain-containing protein: MRNRGSSIIIENNKVALIKRVRDGQTYYVFPGGGIESGETAEQAAIRETFEELGVIIKVKRNLGTITYNGLQVYFLAEIVGGKFGSGQGEEFTSQSRNRGTYEPLWMELDELESLDVRPVEIVKELRGRNW, from the coding sequence GTGAGGAATCGAGGTTCTTCCATAATCATAGAAAACAACAAAGTGGCATTGATTAAAAGAGTACGGGATGGACAGACGTATTATGTGTTCCCAGGCGGTGGAATTGAAAGTGGAGAAACAGCGGAACAAGCTGCAATTAGAGAAACTTTCGAAGAACTAGGGGTCATCATAAAAGTGAAGCGAAATCTAGGAACAATCACGTATAACGGACTACAGGTTTATTTTTTAGCTGAAATAGTTGGTGGGAAATTTGGGAGCGGGCAAGGTGAAGAGTTTACAAGTCAATCTAGAAACCGAGGAACCTACGAGCCGTTATGGATGGAGTTGGATGAACTAGAATCTTTAGATGTCCGACCGGTGGAGATTGTGAAAGAACTAAGGGGGCGGAATTGGTGA
- a CDS encoding GNAT family N-acetyltransferase, which yields MVSQVQFYEILEEEKDLYGYSDLKDVIYGMDQFIGEFAYWNKGIGTLLVSSIAKYLICEKGADRIVMDPRIQNERAIYCYEKCGFEKVMLLPKRELHEGAYRDCWLMEYSRKPGEDL from the coding sequence GTGGTCAGTCAGGTTCAGTTTTATGAAATATTAGAAGAAGAAAAAGATCTTTATGGTTATTCGGATTTAAAAGATGTCATTTACGGGATGGATCAGTTTATTGGAGAGTTTGCGTATTGGAATAAAGGAATAGGTACGTTGCTTGTAAGTTCCATTGCTAAGTATTTAATCTGCGAAAAAGGTGCTGACAGGATTGTGATGGACCCGAGAATACAGAATGAGCGCGCCATTTATTGCTATGAAAAATGTGGCTTTGAAAAAGTGATGTTGCTTCCGAAAAGAGAGCTTCATGAAGGAGCGTACCGCGATTGTTGGTTGATGGAATATAGCAGAAAACCAGGTGAAGATTTGTGA
- a CDS encoding AAA family ATPase — protein MINGAFGVGKTTVANKLLENLGNFMLFDPEGIGFMLRQVIPNDIKKLNEKTGNFQDLEMWRSLTVTGAEQLQRTYRKNLIVPMTIYNKNYFEYIFGGFKEMDEQTFHFCLTAKKETIHQRAIGTRGTGRE, from the coding sequence ATGATTAACGGTGCTTTCGGTGTTGGAAAGACAACAGTCGCGAATAAATTACTAGAGAATCTTGGTAATTTCATGTTGTTTGACCCGGAAGGAATTGGGTTCATGTTACGACAGGTGATTCCGAATGATATCAAAAAACTTAATGAGAAAACGGGCAATTTTCAGGACCTTGAAATGTGGAGAAGTCTAACGGTTACTGGGGCAGAACAGCTCCAAAGAACATATCGGAAGAATTTAATTGTTCCAATGACAATTTATAATAAGAATTATTTTGAGTACATTTTTGGCGGATTCAAAGAGATGGATGAACAAACTTTTCATTTTTGTTTAACTGCCAAAAAAGAGACGATTCATCAAAGGGCTATTGGAACGAGGGGAACAGGAAGGGAATAG
- a CDS encoding VanW family protein, producing MKSKGGLDLISLKPKKRSKLRIYFGKKAYRLKRYSEWYTDGRKYAKKLSDEKLDHVIIQHRTPLLRKLKEVDMALQHNKITNLNIATKRLNGLVIQPGETFSYWRLIGNPTKRKGYVEGMVLHYGKVTTGIGGGLCQLSNLIYWITLHTPLTVTERYRHSYDVFPDSNRKQPFGSGATCAYNYLDLQIKNETNEPYQLIVYLTDRDLVGEWRAAMPSTRTYNVHEKDHRFSLEVWGGYVRHNAIYREVYNMGGELIDDEFITENHAIMMYEPFLMYEGT from the coding sequence ATGAAAAGTAAGGGGGGCTTAGATTTGATTTCATTAAAACCTAAAAAGAGAAGTAAGTTAAGAATTTATTTCGGAAAGAAAGCCTATCGACTAAAGCGTTATTCGGAATGGTACACAGATGGAAGAAAGTACGCGAAGAAGTTGTCAGATGAAAAACTGGACCATGTGATTATCCAACATCGAACACCATTGCTTCGCAAGTTGAAGGAAGTCGATATGGCGCTGCAACACAACAAGATTACTAACTTGAATATTGCTACCAAGCGATTGAATGGGCTTGTGATTCAACCGGGTGAAACATTCTCTTATTGGCGTTTGATCGGAAATCCGACAAAACGTAAAGGGTATGTTGAAGGAATGGTGTTGCATTACGGGAAGGTGACGACAGGAATTGGCGGTGGTCTGTGTCAATTATCGAACTTGATCTATTGGATAACGCTCCACACCCCCCTCACAGTGACGGAAAGGTATCGCCACAGCTATGACGTGTTTCCGGATTCGAATCGAAAGCAGCCATTTGGCAGCGGTGCGACATGTGCATACAATTATCTTGACTTGCAAATAAAGAACGAAACAAATGAACCCTACCAACTTATCGTTTATTTGACTGATCGTGATTTGGTCGGAGAATGGCGTGCAGCGATGCCGTCAACAAGGACATATAATGTGCATGAGAAAGATCATCGGTTTTCGCTGGAAGTATGGGGCGGCTACGTAAGGCATAACGCGATTTATAGAGAGGTATACAATATGGGCGGCGAGCTAATCGATGATGAATTCATCACGGAAAACCATGCGATTATGATGTATGAGCCGTTTTTGATGTATGAAGGAACATAA
- a CDS encoding ABC transporter ATP-binding protein, which yields MTIVTVSNLQKSYGTNEVLKGLDFQAREGEVIGVIGKNGAGKSTFLEILMTIRNYDKGNVTVFNEDIKSLSTNQLEHIRKQISVVLQPTQFYKTLKVGELLKLFKAYYKSPIDIEKIINDFKLEPHRKKYFDKLSGGWKQIVSLAIAFLSQPKLLILDEPTTGLDPHMRNILWSYITDYNKRTGGTVILTTHNMDEIELYCDKVMLINNGVNEVFDSTESILALGYKSINEFYLTKVTI from the coding sequence ATGACGATTGTTACAGTGAGTAACCTGCAGAAATCATACGGGACAAATGAAGTTTTGAAAGGGCTGGATTTTCAAGCACGTGAAGGAGAGGTAATTGGAGTTATCGGGAAAAATGGTGCTGGCAAATCAACATTTCTTGAAATTCTGATGACAATCAGAAACTATGACAAAGGGAACGTTACTGTATTTAATGAAGACATTAAATCACTTTCGACGAATCAACTCGAACATATCCGAAAACAAATTTCAGTCGTTCTACAGCCGACTCAGTTTTACAAAACACTAAAAGTCGGAGAACTACTAAAATTATTCAAAGCCTATTACAAATCACCAATAGATATTGAAAAAATCATCAATGATTTCAAATTGGAACCGCACAGAAAAAAGTATTTCGATAAACTTTCAGGAGGTTGGAAACAAATTGTCAGTTTAGCCATTGCCTTTTTATCGCAACCGAAGCTGCTAATTTTAGATGAACCGACGACTGGATTGGATCCGCATATGCGCAATATTCTATGGTCCTACATCACCGATTACAACAAAAGAACAGGCGGGACGGTCATTTTAACAACACATAATATGGACGAAATCGAATTGTACTGCGACAAAGTCATGCTTATCAATAATGGGGTTAACGAAGTGTTTGATTCGACGGAAAGTATTTTGGCACTTGGTTATAAATCGATCAATGAGTTTTATCTTACGAAAGTAACTATTTGA
- a CDS encoding ABC transporter permease yields MLATQLKYDLLMFSRELFYLVFTIIVPPATYIFMGQLFGDQTYAGNLSYAETYTPSFILLITFGVIFFAFGFDQVMNRTTGVEKRISLSPVPQNMLLLSGILKSIIITSIGFLLIFIIGLLVYNLSFEPLRFLGAYGFFIILNAVLLTISSAIYSLFKSMNAALVFSIVIFQIVIFTGGFAMPISMMPKFVQIIANLNPLYHMNNLFIAIWNEQLIFNNSTFTSIGYIAGLVIVSLIIIRIANKRRI; encoded by the coding sequence ATGTTAGCGACACAGTTAAAATATGACTTACTTATGTTTTCCAGAGAATTGTTTTACTTGGTTTTCACGATTATCGTACCACCAGCTACTTATATTTTCATGGGGCAATTATTTGGAGATCAGACTTACGCAGGTAACCTTAGTTATGCAGAAACGTATACGCCATCATTCATCCTACTGATCACATTCGGCGTCATTTTTTTCGCTTTCGGATTCGACCAAGTGATGAATCGAACAACCGGCGTTGAAAAGCGCATCAGTCTTTCACCTGTACCGCAAAATATGCTATTACTCTCGGGCATTTTAAAGTCTATCATTATTACAAGCATCGGTTTTCTCCTAATTTTCATCATCGGGTTACTAGTTTACAATTTATCATTCGAGCCATTACGTTTTCTTGGCGCCTACGGTTTCTTCATTATACTGAACGCCGTTTTGCTCACGATTTCTTCGGCCATTTATTCTTTATTCAAAAGTATGAATGCTGCACTTGTCTTTTCAATCGTCATTTTTCAAATCGTTATCTTTACCGGTGGCTTTGCAATGCCGATCAGCATGATGCCAAAGTTCGTTCAAATTATTGCCAATCTGAACCCGCTCTACCATATGAATAATTTATTCATCGCAATTTGGAATGAACAACTAATATTCAATAACAGTACGTTCACTTCCATAGGCTACATTGCTGGTTTGGTAATTGTATCTTTGATCATCATCCGAATTGCGAATAAAAGACGCATTTGA
- a CDS encoding LytTR family DNA-binding domain-containing protein produces the protein MKVSLMIDSDYEETKVTIETPELDNSVQEILDFIKGKETEFLVGKDGEMQHIMKPDDIHYFHSEKDGVVAVTADGSFKLKEKLYELEEILPSTKFIRLSKSVIANLHELSRFEASFNGTLCVYFKSGAKEYVSRTYVNAIKEALKMNRRKNL, from the coding sequence ATGAAAGTATCTTTGATGATTGATAGTGACTATGAAGAAACTAAAGTGACGATTGAAACTCCTGAACTTGATAATTCTGTGCAGGAAATTCTTGATTTTATAAAAGGCAAAGAAACAGAATTCCTTGTCGGCAAAGATGGAGAGATGCAGCATATCATGAAGCCTGACGACATCCATTATTTTCACAGCGAAAAAGATGGTGTTGTCGCCGTTACGGCTGATGGATCTTTTAAATTAAAAGAGAAGTTATATGAACTGGAGGAAATTCTTCCTTCAACGAAATTCATCAGGCTATCGAAATCGGTAATCGCTAACCTTCACGAATTAAGCCGTTTTGAAGCATCGTTTAACGGTACACTTTGTGTGTATTTCAAGTCGGGTGCGAAAGAATATGTGTCGCGAACATACGTCAACGCCATTAAAGAAGCACTGAAAATGAACAGGAGGAAAAACTTATGA
- a CDS encoding DUF3021 domain-containing protein, protein MKTFLFRSMIGIFFGAFLAVVVTNSVVYFGNQDVLDGQIFMKNSLGSIFCGWFFTVSPLYFENTKLRLSQQTALHFATVVMLYFILAFGIGWVPFTLKSFLVALSTFIVFYLIFWTAFYLYFRKQAQKLNAELNGL, encoded by the coding sequence ATGAAAACCTTTTTGTTTAGAAGTATGATTGGGATATTTTTCGGTGCATTTCTTGCTGTTGTTGTGACGAATTCAGTCGTCTACTTTGGTAATCAAGATGTGCTAGATGGACAAATTTTCATGAAAAACTCTTTAGGATCTATATTTTGCGGATGGTTTTTTACAGTGAGTCCACTTTATTTTGAGAACACTAAACTGCGACTTTCACAACAAACCGCACTCCATTTTGCGACAGTTGTTATGTTGTACTTCATACTTGCGTTTGGGATTGGTTGGGTTCCGTTTACCTTGAAAAGTTTTCTAGTTGCGTTATCAACATTCATTGTCTTCTACTTAATTTTCTGGACTGCCTTCTATCTGTATTTCAGAAAACAAGCACAGAAATTGAATGCCGAACTAAATGGTCTTTGA
- a CDS encoding LysE/ArgO family amino acid transporter, translating to MIEAILHGIILAFGLIIPLGVQNVFVFNQGALQPKFSRALPVVMTAGICDTILIVAAVSGVSLLVLTFGWLENIIFSVGIVFLLYMGIVLWRTTVSSTEADGQTFSMKRQIIFAASVSLLNPHAILDTIGVIGTNSLSYSGDVRIAFALTTIIVSWLWFLGLAMAGRYFGKLDQSGKLMALLNKVSALVVWGVAVYMAIRLIGNIG from the coding sequence GTGATTGAAGCTATTTTGCATGGAATCATTCTAGCATTTGGACTTATCATTCCATTAGGCGTACAAAATGTTTTCGTTTTCAATCAAGGCGCACTTCAACCCAAGTTTTCTAGAGCACTACCCGTGGTCATGACAGCTGGAATTTGTGATACGATACTCATTGTCGCAGCGGTTTCGGGGGTGTCATTACTTGTGTTGACTTTTGGGTGGCTTGAAAATATTATTTTTAGCGTCGGTATCGTTTTCCTTCTTTATATGGGAATTGTTTTATGGCGGACGACTGTTTCCTCGACTGAGGCTGATGGACAAACTTTTTCTATGAAAAGACAAATTATCTTCGCAGCGTCTGTTTCCCTATTAAATCCTCATGCCATCCTAGACACTATCGGCGTCATCGGTACGAATTCATTAAGCTATTCGGGAGATGTCAGAATTGCATTTGCGCTTACAACAATTATTGTATCCTGGTTATGGTTTTTAGGGCTTGCGATGGCGGGGCGCTATTTTGGCAAGTTGGATCAGAGTGGGAAACTAATGGCTTTATTAAATAAAGTATCAGCTCTGGTCGTTTGGGGAGTCGCGGTTTATATGGCAATCCGCCTGATAGGGAATATTGGTTAA
- a CDS encoding class I SAM-dependent rRNA methyltransferase has protein sequence MTKTIDLQLNAKSIADIKKGYPLILKEAALNPEVLKEEGSIIRLVDRNWRFVAKGYYGEQNKGIGWVLSRDENEQIDFDFFEGKIRKALERRESYFNDPITTAFRVFNGEGDGIGGLTIDYFDGFFMISWYSEGIYKLKHHVYGVLEKIVDYKGIYEKKRFDTKGQYIEQDDFVRGEQGDFPIIVKENGMNFAIDLNDGAMTGIFLDQRDVRQSIRENYSEGKNVLNTFSYTGAFSVAALHGGAQKTTNIDLASRSEAKTIEQLSVNGFDYEQQEIRVMDVFDYFRYAKRHELKFDLVILDPPSFARSKKYTFSTARNYPELLMDAIAVTEKNGIIVASTNNASFGMKRFKTFIEKAFNDADSIYKILEESSLPRDFRTSRDFPEFNYLKVVILQKTK, from the coding sequence ATGACAAAAACAATTGACTTACAATTAAATGCAAAAAGTATCGCAGACATAAAAAAAGGCTACCCGTTAATTCTTAAGGAAGCGGCTTTGAATCCAGAAGTGCTAAAAGAAGAAGGTAGCATTATTCGATTAGTGGATCGTAACTGGAGATTTGTTGCAAAAGGCTATTACGGCGAACAGAATAAGGGGATTGGCTGGGTACTTTCAAGGGATGAAAACGAACAAATTGACTTTGACTTTTTTGAAGGGAAAATTAGGAAAGCCCTTGAACGACGTGAGTCATATTTCAATGACCCTATAACAACAGCATTTCGCGTATTTAATGGTGAGGGCGACGGAATCGGTGGACTGACCATAGATTATTTCGATGGATTTTTCATGATAAGTTGGTATAGCGAAGGAATTTACAAACTTAAGCATCATGTGTATGGTGTCCTTGAAAAGATTGTGGATTATAAAGGTATTTACGAAAAGAAGCGCTTTGACACAAAAGGTCAATACATCGAACAAGACGATTTCGTGCGCGGGGAACAAGGTGATTTCCCAATCATCGTAAAAGAAAACGGCATGAATTTTGCGATTGATTTAAATGATGGTGCAATGACTGGCATTTTCCTTGATCAACGAGACGTTCGTCAATCAATCCGTGAAAACTATTCTGAAGGAAAAAATGTACTAAACACTTTTTCGTATACAGGTGCGTTTTCAGTCGCGGCCCTTCACGGTGGAGCTCAAAAAACAACAAACATCGATTTGGCAAGCCGTAGTGAAGCAAAAACTATCGAACAGTTAAGCGTCAACGGCTTTGACTATGAGCAGCAGGAAATCCGTGTAATGGATGTTTTTGATTATTTCCGTTATGCAAAGCGGCATGAATTGAAATTTGATCTTGTTATTCTTGATCCACCGAGCTTTGCACGATCCAAGAAATATACGTTCAGTACAGCAAGAAACTATCCGGAACTTCTAATGGATGCTATTGCGGTTACTGAAAAAAATGGAATTATCGTCGCATCAACGAATAACGCATCATTTGGAATGAAACGATTCAAAACGTTTATTGAAAAAGCATTTAACGATGCGGATTCGATATACAAAATTCTTGAGGAATCTTCACTACCTAGAGATTTCCGTACAAGTCGTGATTTCCCAGAATTCAATTATCTGAAAGTCGTCATCCTACAGAAAACGAAGTAA
- a CDS encoding helix-turn-helix transcriptional regulator: protein MKKNLRLKAARAAKDLSQAKLADAVGVTRQTMNAIENGDYNPSLNLCVAICKALDLTLNDLFWEE from the coding sequence ATGAAGAAAAATCTACGACTGAAGGCGGCACGTGCAGCAAAAGATTTGTCACAGGCCAAATTAGCGGATGCCGTTGGGGTTACCCGCCAGACGATGAATGCGATTGAAAATGGAGATTACAACCCTTCGTTAAATCTTTGCGTCGCAATTTGCAAAGCGCTTGATCTAACACTAAATGATCTTTTTTGGGAGGAATGA